A genomic segment from Gemmatimonadaceae bacterium encodes:
- a CDS encoding c-type cytochrome: MRVSTSVAVVVAVVVVVGGVAYWWSGSHPAPPGPATSATPRIPAASPAPPPGAAAFTPPPDSAMPADEFGKEVRRGQLIFEQTGLYAKKYTGNVLTCANCHLDAGRLPNSAPLWAAYVSYPAYRSKNKHVNTFQERMQGCFRFSMNGKAPPLGDSVLVALESYAYWLATGARVNEAIAGRGYPKVPGPALPPDDARGATVFAQHCALCHGAGGQGQRAGGAQVFPPLWGPESFNWGAGMAVVNNAAGFIKANMPLGLGGTLSDQDAWDVAAFMDGHERPQDPRFAGSVEKTRALYHDSPMSRYGTTVNGVRLGAHSVAPGGSTRGASATRAPSR; encoded by the coding sequence ATGAGAGTCTCCACCTCGGTCGCGGTGGTGGTCGCGGTGGTCGTCGTGGTGGGCGGGGTCGCCTATTGGTGGTCGGGGTCGCACCCCGCGCCACCGGGCCCGGCGACTTCCGCCACGCCGCGCATCCCGGCGGCTTCCCCCGCGCCGCCCCCCGGTGCGGCCGCCTTCACCCCGCCTCCCGACTCCGCCATGCCGGCGGACGAATTCGGCAAGGAGGTGCGGCGCGGCCAACTGATCTTCGAGCAGACCGGCCTATATGCAAAAAAGTATACCGGTAACGTGCTCACCTGCGCCAACTGCCACCTCGACGCCGGCCGGTTGCCGAATTCGGCGCCGTTGTGGGCGGCGTACGTCAGCTATCCGGCGTACCGCAGCAAGAACAAACACGTGAATACCTTCCAGGAGCGCATGCAGGGGTGCTTCCGGTTCAGCATGAACGGCAAGGCGCCCCCGCTCGGTGATTCGGTGCTGGTGGCGCTCGAGAGCTATGCGTACTGGCTGGCTACGGGGGCGCGGGTGAACGAGGCGATCGCGGGGCGGGGGTATCCGAAGGTGCCCGGGCCGGCGCTGCCTCCCGACGACGCGCGCGGGGCCACCGTGTTCGCGCAGCATTGCGCGTTGTGCCATGGCGCCGGCGGACAGGGCCAGCGCGCGGGGGGCGCGCAGGTGTTCCCGCCCCTGTGGGGCCCGGAGTCGTTCAACTGGGGCGCGGGGATGGCCGTCGTCAATAACGCCGCCGGATTCATCAAGGCCAACATGCCGCTGGGACTCGGCGGCACGCTGAGCGACCAGGACGCGTGGGACGTTGCCGCATTCATGGATGGCCACGAGCGGCCGCAGGACCCTCGCTTTGCCGGCTCGGTGGAGAAGACGCGCGCGCTGTACCACGATTCGCCGATGTCGCGGTACGGGACGACCGTGAACGGCGTGCGGCTCGGCGCACACTCGGTGGCGCCGGGGGGCAGCACACGCGGTGCCAGCGCCACACGCGCGCCGTCGCGATAA
- a CDS encoding c-type cytochrome: MTHVRQCVLALAASALGVRGALGQKVSPAGAAEIVHQGTARGVPPCVSCHGPQLMGLAAMASPRLAGQDSAYVLAQLDAYVSGARNDAVMHPVASLLSPAEREAVAAYVSRLPVARVVPASASGDTMPGGANLRLGEILATRGRWATGLPACDQCHGPGGVGVGAAVPPLAGQPWIYLSNQLHAYQQGTRPPGPLSLMSAIAGRLTDADIAAVAAYYPTRSPAPGLAGGSRP, from the coding sequence ATGACGCATGTGCGTCAGTGCGTACTCGCGCTGGCGGCGAGCGCGCTCGGCGTGCGGGGTGCCCTCGGACAGAAAGTGTCGCCGGCCGGCGCCGCGGAGATTGTGCACCAGGGCACCGCCCGCGGCGTTCCCCCATGCGTGAGCTGCCACGGACCGCAACTCATGGGCCTCGCGGCCATGGCCTCGCCGCGGCTCGCCGGTCAGGACTCGGCCTACGTCCTGGCGCAGCTCGACGCCTACGTGAGCGGTGCACGCAACGACGCCGTGATGCACCCGGTGGCGTCCCTGCTCTCGCCCGCCGAGCGCGAGGCGGTGGCCGCGTACGTGAGCAGGCTGCCGGTGGCGCGCGTGGTGCCGGCGTCCGCATCGGGGGACACGATGCCGGGCGGGGCGAACCTGCGGCTGGGGGAGATCCTGGCCACCCGCGGCCGGTGGGCGACGGGTCTGCCCGCGTGCGACCAGTGCCACGGGCCCGGCGGGGTGGGGGTCGGGGCCGCCGTGCCGCCGTTGGCGGGACAGCCGTGGATCTACCTGAGCAATCAGCTCCACGCTTACCAACAAGGGACGCGGCCGCCCGGCCCGCTCTCGCTGATGTCGGCGATCGCCGGCCGCCTCACGGACGCCGACATCGCCGCGGTGGCGGCCTACTATCCGACGCGCTCCCCCGCACCGGGACTCGCCGGCGGGAGCCGCCCATGA
- a CDS encoding substrate-binding domain-containing protein: MIRRPTRMLALLMCVAGAAGGCARQGAGVARPPAAPHDEAIYPPWSHGDNNPAVAKGLEFTVPEVDNLPDFHGSLDDPQLVIFVGGNYFFAMAPLVQAFEAEHPDLRGRIYYITIPPGLLVKMMDAGNTITVGNMTWTVAPDVYAAGLKKVDEQIQAGKLVGPAVPYVTNDLTIMVPKGNPAGIRTVADLGRPGVRLVMPNPQWEGVARQIESTLNKAGGPALVQMVYDTKVKDGSTVLTQIHHRQSPLFLMQGRAEAGITWKSEAIFQEQAGHPIGHVDIPAQDNTTAVYAAAMVKGAKHPAAARAWVAFLRSPTALAIFERYGFKPAPADAN, translated from the coding sequence ATGATCCGGCGCCCCACACGTATGCTGGCGTTGCTGATGTGCGTGGCGGGCGCCGCCGGGGGCTGCGCCCGCCAGGGGGCCGGCGTGGCCAGGCCGCCAGCGGCGCCCCACGACGAGGCCATCTATCCTCCCTGGTCGCACGGCGACAATAATCCGGCCGTGGCCAAGGGACTCGAGTTCACGGTGCCCGAGGTGGACAACCTGCCGGACTTCCACGGCAGTCTGGACGACCCCCAGCTCGTGATCTTCGTGGGCGGCAACTATTTCTTCGCCATGGCGCCGCTGGTGCAGGCCTTCGAGGCGGAGCACCCCGACCTGCGCGGCCGCATCTACTATATCACGATCCCGCCCGGTCTCCTGGTCAAGATGATGGACGCCGGCAACACGATCACCGTCGGCAATATGACGTGGACGGTCGCGCCCGACGTCTACGCCGCGGGGCTCAAGAAGGTGGACGAGCAGATCCAGGCCGGCAAGCTCGTGGGACCCGCGGTGCCGTACGTGACCAATGACCTGACCATCATGGTGCCGAAGGGCAATCCGGCCGGCATCAGGACGGTGGCCGACCTGGGCAGACCCGGCGTGCGCCTGGTGATGCCGAATCCGCAGTGGGAGGGTGTGGCGCGCCAGATCGAGAGCACGCTGAACAAGGCGGGCGGCCCGGCTCTGGTGCAGATGGTCTACGACACGAAGGTGAAGGACGGGAGCACGGTGTTGACGCAGATCCATCATCGGCAGTCGCCCCTCTTCCTGATGCAGGGCCGGGCCGAGGCCGGCATCACCTGGAAGTCGGAGGCGATCTTTCAGGAGCAGGCCGGGCACCCGATCGGCCATGTGGACATTCCCGCGCAGGACAACACCACGGCGGTGTATGCCGCTGCGATGGTCAAAGGCGCGAAGCACCCGGCGGCCGCCCGCGCTTGGGTGGCCTTTTTGCGTTCGCCCACCGCGTTGGCGATCTTTGAGCGCTATGGCTTCAAACCGGCGCCGGCCGACGCGAACTAG
- a CDS encoding DsrE family protein → MHVRAFALALVAMVAVASTAAAQQPAGFWTYPAIKDYGPVHVWPQAGVRPDANTTYKAVFDLTQPAKEDQVNPGLEKVARTVNAFAAVGTSLSHLKFVVIVHGPATPIVLGADEFQAKYGHANPNLAIIEALKKAGVDVKVCGNALGEFQFTPADLNPDVSVALSALSTLVILQNEGYALVSM, encoded by the coding sequence ATGCACGTCCGCGCTTTCGCTCTCGCTCTCGTCGCCATGGTGGCCGTGGCGTCCACGGCTGCCGCCCAGCAGCCGGCCGGCTTCTGGACGTACCCCGCGATCAAGGACTACGGCCCGGTCCACGTGTGGCCGCAGGCCGGTGTGAGGCCCGACGCCAACACCACGTACAAGGCGGTGTTCGATCTCACGCAGCCCGCCAAGGAGGACCAGGTGAACCCGGGGCTCGAGAAGGTCGCCCGCACGGTCAATGCATTCGCCGCCGTCGGCACCTCGCTCAGTCACCTGAAGTTCGTCGTGATCGTCCATGGGCCGGCCACGCCCATCGTGCTCGGGGCCGACGAATTCCAGGCCAAGTACGGGCACGCCAATCCGAACCTCGCCATAATCGAAGCGCTGAAGAAGGCCGGCGTGGACGTCAAGGTATGCGGCAACGCGCTCGGTGAGTTCCAATTCACGCCGGCCGATCTGAACCCTGACGTCTCGGTGGCCTTGTCGGCGCTCTCGACGCTGGTGATCCTGCAGAATGAGGGGTACGCGCTGGTCAGCATGTGA
- a CDS encoding aldo/keto reductase translates to MPVQTEQPSAAAAGQFAIGGDMTVNRLGFGAMRVTGPGIWGNPADPAAARETLRLLPELGVDFIDTADAYGPSVSEDLIRETLHPYAGLVIATKGGLTRTGPDKWPPSGRPEYLRQCVVMSARRLGVERIDLWQLHRIDRKVPRDEQFGVIADMQKEGLIRHAGLSEVTVEEIEAARKFFTVATVQNEYNVATRKSEAVLEYCSKHQIGFIPWFPLAGGKLAKPGSALDKIANRLGATAGQVALAWTLRRSKVMLPIPGTGNPEHLRENVGAARVKLSDDDFARLDRGGR, encoded by the coding sequence ATGCCCGTACAGACTGAACAGCCGTCCGCCGCCGCGGCGGGACAGTTCGCGATCGGCGGCGACATGACCGTCAACCGCCTCGGGTTCGGCGCCATGCGCGTCACGGGCCCGGGGATCTGGGGCAATCCGGCAGACCCGGCCGCGGCGCGCGAGACGCTGAGACTCTTGCCCGAACTCGGCGTGGACTTCATCGACACCGCCGACGCCTACGGCCCGTCCGTAAGCGAGGACCTCATCCGCGAGACGCTGCACCCTTACGCGGGGCTCGTGATCGCCACCAAGGGCGGGCTCACGCGTACGGGGCCTGATAAGTGGCCGCCTTCGGGCCGGCCCGAATACCTGCGGCAGTGCGTCGTGATGAGCGCCCGGCGGCTGGGCGTGGAGCGCATCGACCTCTGGCAGCTGCATCGCATCGACCGCAAGGTGCCGCGCGACGAGCAGTTCGGGGTGATCGCCGACATGCAGAAGGAAGGGCTCATCCGGCACGCCGGGCTGAGCGAGGTGACCGTGGAGGAGATCGAGGCGGCGCGGAAGTTCTTCACGGTCGCGACCGTGCAGAACGAGTACAACGTTGCCACGCGCAAGAGCGAAGCGGTGCTCGAGTATTGCAGCAAGCACCAGATCGGCTTCATACCCTGGTTCCCACTGGCGGGCGGCAAGCTGGCGAAACCGGGGTCGGCGCTGGACAAGATTGCCAACCGGCTGGGCGCCACCGCCGGCCAGGTGGCACTCGCCTGGACGCTGCGGCGGTCCAAGGTGATGCTGCCCATTCCGGGCACCGGCAATCCCGAGCATTTGCGAGAAAACGTCGGAGCCGCCCGCGTGAAGCTGTCCGATGACGACTTCGCCCGCCTCGACCGCGGCGGGCGGTAG